DNA from Thunnus maccoyii chromosome 5, fThuMac1.1, whole genome shotgun sequence:
attgaaaacacatcagtgagtcacaccgctgcactgggtgacatgttccttcatcaggGTTTGAtctcattagtttgtttagaaacggctccaaagactaataacagtgatcaggTTTTCAGTCCCTGGAAAGTATTTCTGTGTCAGGAAGAGACCAGCGTGCGAGCACGAGGACGCCGCTCTGCTGACTTGTTGTGTTACATATCACAAAGTCTTGACTTTGTACCAAACTTCTTTGAGAAATTTGCAATATCTGGGTCAGAGTCTGATCAATCTTTACTGTTAACTGTAAAGAGAAGCCCGTCCTCACACAGTCACGGTGGCCTCTTCCTGACATGGAAATACTTCCAGAGACtcaaaacatgatcactgttattacactttggagccgtttctaaataAACTAACAGGAACATGTCAttcagtgcagcggtgtgactcactgaggtgtttttaataagatatatcaggctttgatacacacacaatacttgttagtagatcagttcattgttggtttggacccattttggctcccatcactcacatttgttgaaaataagaaaaacatagaaaatcaccagctttatcctttaatggTTTATACTGGGGGTTGATGGCACAGATGAAGGGAAACAGTTTTTACTGGGTTTTCGTTCCcttgtgtttgatttttctcTGCATGTTGCTCTGATGACCAAAACTGTCCCATAAATCCAACCGTCACGATTAGAGGCTTCAGCTGAACTGAATTTTCAAatccaaaagaaaacagaaataagcTCATTATGAGCAAAGTGTAAAAAAGATATAAAGATTTAAATGTAGTGACTTGATTTcgccaaaacaaaaaaaacctaagcCACAGTGAGGGGCTGTTACGGAGATATGTGATTGACGCGTCGTCATGCAGCGGCTCCACGAAGTAAATCAAACATCTGCAGACTTGCGCttaagatgtatttatttaccacCGTGCACCAATAAAGCATTTGctatacacacacttacatctataacttgcatgaaaacaaacaaaaaaggcttAAAGATTAGCCTCTAAACGGCGGTCAAAAAACTGTGTGCTTCTCCCGGTAAGCAGCACACCTGAGGAGTCATCGCCTCTTCTTCTACATATGCATTTCCATATGCTGCTGTCCAATATGCCACCTACTGTGGCAACCAGGGAATgaccttaacacacacagagatacaaaTGGCTCTAACAATAAAGATAAGATATACTGGGGAGCATATTTCAGCtaagaaatataagaaaaaacacatactgcagctttaatttcttctttttttcacaaatgtaaCATAAACTTAACATGACAACAGCCAAGGAggttattatactgttatattaAAGCAGCAATGATGACAAGCTCTATCTAACTCCACCTTTCCTCCATAGTTGTTGTGGTTTGTTCAGAGTCTGCGTCTGACCGCTATTCACGGGATTAATTACAATTTGTGGACACACAGAGTTCAGGAAGCAACGTGGTTGTTGGGAAATGTGGTCCTGGTTTACAACAGATGTGGATCCTGACAGCATTGTTCTTTACTGAAACTGTCTCTGCAGGCGACTTGTTGGCGCTGCAGGAGCTCTGTGATTTCCCAGCAGCCTTCAGTCAGGTGGACGAGCGCGGCCTGTATCCTCTGCACAGGGCGGCGGTTCAACCTCTGGTCTCGGTCCTGGAGATGGTGCTGTACGGTGGGTAAGAGGTCCAAACTTTTACTTCATAGTCAGAtgtgaaaaagaagaataaagcaGCTGCTTTTAATGATGCAGGTTttaatttgacattaaaaagtaatttgGGCTCCATGTTTCAGTTTATCTCCACCTGCAGCTCAGTGcagaaataaatagaataaaaacaaaaacccttcAGTCAAGATCTCCGCACACCACAAATGAAGTCTCAGTTTATTGAAGCTTCATGGGAAGAATGAAAAGCATCTCTTGCTGAAAGACTTGCTTTCAGTTCTTCCAACTTTAGGTTGGGAGTTTGTCTTACTGGTACATCAGAGATAAGATGTATTACCTTGAAACTCAGAAGATTGATTGTCTTACACAGATCAAAGTTGTTATTTtctgcagacacacataatTCAAGCTTACTTCTCCTACGGTAGCCAGTTGAAAGGGCTTCATTTGGGTTACTTACTTGAACATGAAAAGATTaaaggatacacacacatgtaatcAATAgccttttatctttttctctcacaggACACTGAACATTTCTCATCATGTGATGTCAGagtgaacatttttaaacactagatggcagcataacgagactttttctgtttactttttgCTGAATGTTACGGAGCCTGAAGGGGCCACAGAGAATAAAAAAGTTGTGCTCTCAAATGATTAATTAGTGCtcttaatttaataattttgcCAGTCAGCCAGAGGTTTGAAGAAGACGTTTTCCCTGTAACATCAGTTACTGATCCAAGCTGGATCGAAGGTGGttcagtcaaaggtttggactcATGTTCACAACCCTGAAGCCGTGTTTACATGAACTGGATGAAATCTGCACACTGTTGTACTTAAAGTAGATCCACATATCTTAGTCCAAGATCAAAGTAAAACCTTATTCAATCCAAGTGATCCACAGTGAaatggatttatttattaattaaatcgagagcatgaattatttatttttttctccgtGACCCCTCCCGGGCTCCGTAGATTGTTGACATCCTGGCAGGATGAATATgtttcattatatatatatatatatatatatatataaaaaaatatatgtacttGGAAggcataaaaacatatttacaccTACAAAAGCACAACAAGATCTAGTACATTAATAATGTATACAAATATTCATGCTCATAATATAATCTGCTGCACAAGCGTTTGTGTCTACACCTcctctttttaaattaaattttcttGACATTGaattgtttaatttcattttattaatagtataaataataatttaattggTTCCTTTTAATTTATATTCAAAATACAATTAATCCTTATTTgtgaaacataaaacaacatgaatatAATCTACATGTATCtgattttttcactatttaatgtgttttttctcatcATCTTCGGGCTTTCAATAACTGCTGTTTACCGACAGTCTCATTAAAGTCAGTATTTACTGGCACAGAAGTGTCGGTTCAGTGAAATAATGTGTAACTTCTGTTGTTTGCTTCAGCGTCTTTCAGTCTGACTCTGGAGGAGAAGTCTTTGGAGGGGGAGACCTTTCTGACTTTAGCAGTGAAAGCCGATTTGGTGGAGAACGTGAAGATGCTGCTGGACCACGGAGCCTCTCCTCACAACACCAACAGCAACAACGAATCTCCTCTGCTTCTAGGTCAGACCACCGTCCCCCCTTTTTAGTGTATTCCTGTCTTGTGGCGGTGCCTGAGAGAAAACCTCTGGGGAGGTTTTGTCCATCTTCAATCTCTCGTGTCCTCTGTGCAGCAGTCCGAGCCGGATCTTGCCAGATGGTTTCCATTCTGATAGCTGCAGGAGCTCAGGTGGAGCAGGTGTGTCTGAAGAGGTGGACGGCCATGCATGAGGCCTCCAGGGCCGGCTGGGCTCCTGTTATGAAGCTCCTGCTGCAGAACGGAGGTCAGGTCACAAAGACAGACCAGCATGGAGTGACTCCTCTGGGCATCGCTGCAGAGTACAGCCACCCTGAAGTCCTGGAGCTCCTCATCAAATATGGTGAACCAATAATACAACACATGTtatatttctgttcttttcagGAGTCAGtctattaaaacaacagtcaggtgtccatatgaacagtgatatcatactggatattaaaagatccttcacttcctgcacttacaatggaagtgatggaggccaaaatccacagtgtgtccacacagtcatttaaaagtctgtgtgaagcttctattcagcttcagcagtctgagttagtcatatcaagtggatatctgacacatttacagtctttttagcatcaaattccctctttgtgtttcctcggacagtgtttccctgttgagctgcaggtggaagtatagtaacaaaaagaggaactttggcacaaaaaagactgtaacgttgaaagatatctacttgatttgactcatttggacgctgaagcttcatattagcttcagataaacttttaaatacattttttgcacagaaggaggactgtggattttgtcctccatcacttccattgtaaggtcattatgaagggatcttctaatggtcagtatgaacaggaggaatgattacagcaagaaaaacagctttaatgttcatttgggctcctgattgttgttttatgatTGAAAAATTGTGTGTCCTTATATGTTTCCATTATTGTctatttgttgtgtttaaatacattttatgtctGAGTAGTGATGCGATAAGTAGGCTGTTTTTGATCTTAACAGTGGATGAAATTCAAAGTTGTGAACCCACAGATATTTCTCATCAGCTCTATGAAGCTTTTTAGTCTCTTTTAGCCTCcaggttttggttttatgaaCTTTTACTGAATGGATTAGtcattacagtaaaagtacgGAGCTGTaggtggcctaaaggttagagaagcgaGCTTGGGATGCTGGTTCAATCCCTGAAAATTAAAAAGCAGCACCTGTCCTCCCTCGTTACCAGCACTGAggtgcctttgagcaaggcTCTTAACCCCAACTACTCTGCTCAGGGGTCAGCaggtcagactgtggttgtagTCGGCAGCTTTCAGGTGTCGATGTGATCAGGCTGTTCCTGCTAAAGAGAGGCTGCCTCTCAGTGAAACCtctctgaataaataaaggtttaaaaaaaatagtctcAGCTTGTTTTAAGCAAACAAGCTCTAATAAACACACGGCCCTGTGTCAAAAGgcagataaatagataaaagatTTTGCGTGGAGCAAAacattaatagaaaataaaaactgattgtgactcagtctgtctgttgatGTCTTCAGATTAGAAACAGTTTGTTCTTATGTGGCACTGAAGTCACAGCAAAAGAGACGAAGTTTACCAGACTGGACGAtgagaaaaatttaaaaaatttcaaacacccacatctttcaaacttcaGTTTGTAGCTCAGGCTTTGTGTCCCCCAAATCCGAACTGAGTTAACCCTGattacatcactgtgacatcatcagggttattttttcagacttgacaaagctcttCCTGAGCCAGAGAAGATattacaatatactgtaaaatatgcaaaaattgGTGGTTTGCCCTTTAAGAAATAGATTGCAAATGCCACAGATCAATGAAACCATCCAGGTTACTGTTGAAACTGTTTGctatctttgtttttctgctttacCATGAAGGCGCTGATGTAAACGCCCAGGCGCCCAATGGTGACAGCGTCCTGTACGACGCTGCAGGTTCGGGGAACCCAGACTGTATCGACATCCTGCTGCAACACGGAGCAAATCCCAACATCCACAACCTGAGCTCCCAGCTGCCCATCCACCGAGCGGCCTACGAGGGACACTACCTGTGAGTAGGTCGATGTTACAGACGTTCACACGGTTTGGTTGTTCTTGAATGACAAACATCACGAGGTCAGGGTTGATCACTACAAGAGATCGTCTAGTATGTTGAGTGTTCAGACTGGCTGGATTTCATGTATGTTAGTCTCTGATGTTTTGCGGTTCTTTTACAATGATCTACACATTTTCTCAATAAGAGCTTTGAGGATTTTCATCCCAATCACCACTCAACGTGCTCTGCGACTGTCGGGCCAAAGCCCCGTCCACTCCGCCGCCGACGGAGGCCACAGCCACTGCCTGGAGCTCCTGCTGGAGGAAGGCTTCGACGTCAACGCGCTGTtagctcctcacatctctgaaaactACGGAGACATGAGGAGAAGCCCGCTGTACTTCACCGTCTCCAACGGGGACGCGGCATGTACCGAGATACTGCTGAAGTCTGGAGCCAAACATGATCTGGACCCGCTGCGCTGCCTCCTGGTGGCGGTCCGGTCGGGGCGCTACGAGATCGTGAAGCTGCTGCTGGCGGCCAAAGCAGACGTGAACTGTTACTTCACGGTGGTGAACGACACCGTGTTCCCAACGGCGCTGCAGTACTGCCTGAGGGACGAGGTGATGATGAGGCTGCTGCTCAACAACGGCTACGACGCCGAGAAGTGTTTCCGTTGTAACCATTACGGTTACTGGGACCACCTGAGTGAGTCTTTTTGTGCACAACGTCAGGAGAAAAAACTtgctgtgagtttttttttatttatttatttttttactgaagaATTAACACGAACATTTACCTGAtatatcttttgttttattgttgtttatcatGGATTTATTCAAGCAGcaaagactgaaaactgaaattatatttatattatttatgaacACCTGACTTTTGTGGTAGTTGTCTTTTCCTCTTAGCTTGTATTTTGGATTGTTATgctacttggcaataaacctgattctgagTCTGTATGTGTCGAATCGTCTTCTGTCCAGTTTTGTGATTTCATCAGCGTCTCCTGGCTGGTGAACCTGGTTGGCAGCGTCGCCTCGATCCTCCTCGACTACGTCGGTCAAGTTTCTCTCTGCCGCAGGATGACGAAGATCCTGGAGAAACACAAGGAGTGGCCTCACATTCAAAGGACCACATGTGAGTTAACTCTTGGTTGAgccaaagagctgcagacgTACCTGCTCTTCCTGCTCTATTGGTAGAACGTAACATGTTTCCTGTTCTCTGTGATGCAGGTAACCCTCGCTCTCTGTCCCAGCTGTGCAGAGTGGTGATCAGGAAACACCTGAGCTGCAGCGACGTGATGTCTGTTCATCTGCCCAACAGGCTGAAGGACTACCTGCTGTTCAAAGAGAACGACCTGTACGCCAAAATCATCTGCAGGGAAAACTGAAGGATTTCTCTCAGATCTACCGAGTCTTAAATGTCAGTAAtgactttgtgtttctttacttCTGTGTAACAGGTCTATTAAAATAAGCTATTCTAGATCCAAACAGAAGATTTGTtgataagaagaaaaacagtaaatcgCCGGCcaaatcattaaataattaaacatggAGAAATGGTTGATTTTGCAccaacagaaaatgtgaaaatatgattAAGTGTACTTTAAAAACCGATAAaggaaattagaaataaagacGTGCCTGCTTCTGCTGACataccaaaaacaaataaaggttTCAGTCACTATTTGAGAATTTAGAATATTATCAGTATTTagaaatatgtttcttttatcACATGTCTAACAGTTGTAAATACAtttgtactgtatttaattAAACTTTTGTGCTATTATGATTCATTGCCTGcaaaccatgattttttttgtgtttattcactgGATAAGTAAAACTTTGACTTACTGGTggcaccagaggaaaagtcagaggatcactaaagtcTTTATAATCCATCCTCTGGGCATCATGTGTTtctgtaccaagtttcattaCAATCCATTCAgcagctgttgagatatttcagtctgaaccaaactGGTGGACCAACCGACCAGCATTGCCGTTCCTGGAGCCTTCTGAGTGTCTAGTTGGGGTTTTACTCCCATCTTGTGGCCTGTAGCTGAACATAATCAGCTCTGACTGTAACGTTCAGCTGCTGATCACATGCTGAGCACATGTAGTATGTGGTAtttaggatttagtggcatctagtggtgaagttgcagattgcaaccaactgaatactcccctcagtgtttggtttgtccgttctgggctactgtagaaacatggtggccTCTGTGGAAGACGACCTGCTccatatatagatataaaggctcattctaaggtaaagaaaacacaacaattcttattttcaggtgtttatacactaattaaaacatcataatgCTGCtgagtctgttctgctagatgccactaaattctacacactgcacctttaagtgttGTTGACAAGTTGTCAGTATGTTTTTCATGAAATTGTGTTAATAagtaaatttgatttaatgtaAAGATTGGACACCTTTCCATAAAGGTAAAATGTTTATAACAGGAAGTACAGCGATCGTCTTATTTTACAAACTGAACTGGGCTTTAATTCCTGTTTACTGTTCCTGGAAGGTATGCATGTTCTTTGCTGTCTGTATTTTTGCTGTAAATGAGAAGTTACTTAAAGACATGTGAAGTCAATGCACTAACATCGTTATGTTTTAGAGCTTTTCATGCATAAATCTCCTAATCTGGGCAGAAGCGCGTCGCGGCGTGTGTGTTGCAGGGCTGCTGTGTTGTTTGCTGTTGAGAGCGTGTTTGCTAGCGTGGAGCATCTAGTGACTTTACTCATGATGTtacacacagagaatatttaTATAAGAGAAACCCTGTGAATGCTTTGTGTCTTCACAActacagctgctgttgctgctgggtGGGAAATAAATTGCTTAAAGACAGTCAGGGGAAAGTTTGTCCTTATCTTCTACACAACACACCACAGTCACAGTCAGACCAACtacacacactgacaatgaaccagtggtggaagaagtattcagaccctttatttaagtaaaagtaaaaatacagcaatgtaaaaatactccattacaagtcctgcatgaaaaatcctactacagtaaaagtacataagtattatgagcttgatgtagttaaagtattgcagtaaaagtacataagtattatgagcttgatgtagttaaagtattgcagtaaaagtagtggtttggtccctctgactgatatattattatatatgacatcattagattattaatagtgaagcatcagtgttagagcagcatgttactgttgtagctgctggaggtggagctagtttacactactttatatacagttagctagtttagtccagtggttcccaacctaggggtcgggcccctccaaagggtcagcagataaatctgacgggtggtgagatgattaatgggagaggaaagaagaaaaaacaaagttctgatacacaaatctgttttcagtttttggactttttctctaatctttgatttttgctgaaatattggatcatttgaacatttattgaaatgaaagcatgtgagaagtttagagggaaaaatcactatttggtggagctgttaacaactcatagacatgtgaaatgtgaccccgactacacactgctttttgtaagacgtcaaaagacaaaaaggttggaaaccactggtttcatctttaacaatgtgttgtattttaaaagcttgttatattatccattgtgtcaaatcttcatctgaaaagtaactaaagctgtcaaataaatgtagtggagtagaaagtacaatatttccctctgaaatgtagaaagtaacatcacatggaaatactcaagtaaagtacaagtacctcaaaactgtacttaaatacagtacttgagtaaatgtacttagttactttccaccactgcagtgaacacagagaggaagcagacagacagtgaaagcAGATTGACTCTAAATTTAACCTCCTGACCTGCACagacgacaacaacaacaacgacgtGGCTTCACATTCTGGCAGGTCACCGGAGAACCTGATAACAGTCGGAGGTCACGTTGTTTTGAACGACCTCCAAACTGTTGACACCAACTGGAAGTCAGGTCTGATCTGAGGCAGCTGGAACCGGCAcctgtgttaatgtgttaaaacaaagcaaatcaCTTACAGATTAAAGTGAGACAATAAAACAAGGACTAAATAGTGCATCAAAGGATTTTCAGGTGACATAAACACCTTGCAGCAGCCATATTGAGGAACTCTGTGAACACTGATTGAGTTTCTGTCTGTTCTCATTAATCTAATGAATCTGTATTTACCTTCAGTTGTACAACTATAAATCTGTTAAGCTCCTCATTACTGTTTGGTTGTTGACACATCAGGATGTcaattaaaaatctttaaagcTGATTGTCTCTTGTTTTCAGCTGTGATAAGACAAGTTCAGCGATGTCACGCATGGTAACAGCTACATGACAACAACATCAGATCAcgttattgtttttgtctggCAGCAGCTGGCGTTCTTTGATAAAGTCCATTAAAACCACAGTCAGATATCAGCTCTCCAGACCCAGTTAGCGGTAAAATGAGAACACGTTCTTATAAATAGATGCCGACAGCTCTCGGCCCTGCGCTGGCATCGAGAATAAGCCGCAACACGCTGCaaacagatgaagaaaagaGATGAACAGTAGGGGGCGATGATGCAAACTTACCATTAAGAAACACCAGAGATGAAGAGTTTACTGTCATCTACACGCCTGTCAGTGGTCTTAAAGGATTAAACTGaagattttctatatttgtcttcttgttaacaaatctcaaaccaacaatgaactgatctactaacaagtattgtgtgtctatcaaagcctgatatatctgattcctctgttATTGTTGGaggtaaaaacacatcagtgagccacaccactgcactgggtcacatgttccttcatcatgaagagtttggtcacgtcagtttgtttaaaaacggctccaaagactaataacagcgtcAAATTTTCTTTAGCTTTTAGCTTCTTTGTCAATGCTTTTTAGCATCATGCATTGATGTAGATTAGAGCAGAAACCTTTTAAAACATCTTcttaatgatgtcatcacaagatCAAACCTACGACTttggagaaaagagagacagacattgATCCTTTTCTTAATTGAACGTGTTTCTGTTCAGAAATCTctaattctggtttatttaaaCCTGAATCCCTGAATCTCTATAACAGATCTGCTGATCGCAAAGTTATTATGATCCGTCGAGCCACGATGGCTACAGTTATGGGAACGATCCTTTTatgggttaaaagtctttgtTTTGTAACTGAACCTGTTTCCATCCTCTGCACAGCTGGGTGACTGATGCTAATCAGCAATAAttcaggtcaaaggtcaaatttACAGCAGATTTATTGTGAGTGTTCTGTT
Protein-coding regions in this window:
- the LOC121896784 gene encoding ankyrin repeat and SOCS box protein 15-like — protein: MDAADDMDEDELLDYNVQMSIQESCQRGHLVASGRREALKLVDAIERGDLLALQELCDFPAAFSQVDERGLYPLHRAAVQPLVSVLEMVLYASFSLTLEEKSLEGETFLTLAVKADLVENVKMLLDHGASPHNTNSNNESPLLLAVRAGSCQMVSILIAAGAQVEQVCLKRWTAMHEASRAGWAPVMKLLLQNGGQVTKTDQHGVTPLGIAAEYSHPEVLELLIKYGADVNAQAPNGDSVLYDAAGSGNPDCIDILLQHGANPNIHNLSSQLPIHRAAYEGHYLALRIFIPITTQRALRLSGQSPVHSAADGGHSHCLELLLEEGFDVNALLAPHISENYGDMRRSPLYFTVSNGDAACTEILLKSGAKHDLDPLRCLLVAVRSGRYEIVKLLLAAKADVNCYFTVVNDTVFPTALQYCLRDEVMMRLLLNNGYDAEKCFRCNHYGYWDHLSESFCAQRQEKKLAFCDFISVSWLVNLVGSVASILLDYVGQVSLCRRMTKILEKHKEWPHIQRTTCNPRSLSQLCRVVIRKHLSCSDVMSVHLPNRLKDYLLFKENDLYAKIICREN